In one window of Caenimonas aquaedulcis DNA:
- a CDS encoding polysaccharide biosynthesis protein: MRLPRNTLVLLVADLALVLVAGWAAFWLRFNFDIPPEFDRLALLASPWSVLAYGVGLSMARVYRQVWSYIGLPELRQLATGIMLGGLLTSALILMQRIPSFPRSVLLLQPLIALVLLGAARAGWRTFVERRTLGHGGRRLLIMGSLQDAADALRALKGSAQWQPVGIVSPIAGEAGRSLQNIRVLGHTSDIAHIAESEEAAAALVASPAGSEERREALMNGAGSRLALLTMPRPDEWLKTESAGPRRIELEDLLGRTPVQLDVAGLGDMLSGQTVLVTGAGGSIGSELCRQAARFGVGRLVCVDVSEYAIYQLEQEMRQTHPQMQGLYYTANVRELDRLRAIAMKHKPAVVLHAAAYKHVPLMEELNEIEALRTNVIGTLHAARVAGECGARRFVMISTDKAVNPTNVMGSSKRLAELMVQGVAAEHAGTQYVSVRFGNVLGSSGSVVPLFTKQIARGGPVTVTHPEIVRYFMTIPEAAQLVLQAGLMGRSGQIFVLDMGEPVKIVELARMLIRLSGKTEQEIPISYSGLRPGEKLYEELLADDETTEPTPHPKLRVAKTSGQLPDIEAVRAWIGDAGAWPSSEELRAWLRTQVPEYSPR; this comes from the coding sequence GTGCGGCTGCCTAGGAACACGCTGGTCCTGCTGGTCGCCGATCTCGCGCTGGTCCTCGTCGCGGGATGGGCCGCGTTCTGGCTGCGTTTCAATTTCGACATCCCGCCCGAATTCGACCGGCTCGCGCTGCTCGCGAGCCCGTGGTCGGTGCTGGCCTACGGTGTCGGCCTGTCGATGGCGCGCGTGTACCGGCAGGTGTGGAGCTACATCGGCTTGCCGGAGCTGCGGCAGCTCGCCACCGGCATCATGCTCGGCGGCCTGCTGACCAGCGCGCTGATCCTGATGCAGCGCATCCCCAGCTTCCCGCGTTCGGTCCTGCTGCTTCAGCCGCTGATCGCGCTGGTGCTGCTCGGCGCGGCGCGCGCAGGCTGGCGGACCTTCGTGGAGCGCCGCACGCTCGGGCACGGCGGGCGGCGCCTGCTGATCATGGGCTCGCTGCAGGACGCCGCCGATGCGCTGCGCGCGCTCAAGGGCTCCGCGCAGTGGCAACCCGTGGGCATCGTCTCGCCGATTGCCGGCGAGGCGGGCCGCTCGCTCCAGAACATCCGCGTCCTGGGGCACACCTCGGACATCGCGCATATCGCGGAATCCGAAGAGGCTGCGGCAGCGCTCGTCGCGAGTCCGGCGGGCTCCGAGGAACGCCGCGAAGCGCTCATGAATGGCGCCGGCTCCCGGCTCGCGCTCCTCACGATGCCCCGTCCCGACGAGTGGCTGAAAACGGAAAGCGCCGGTCCCCGCCGGATCGAGCTCGAGGACCTGCTGGGGCGCACGCCCGTGCAGCTCGACGTCGCGGGCCTGGGGGACATGCTGTCCGGGCAGACGGTCCTGGTCACCGGCGCCGGCGGCTCGATCGGCTCGGAGTTGTGCCGCCAGGCCGCGCGCTTCGGCGTGGGCCGGCTCGTGTGCGTGGACGTCTCGGAGTACGCCATCTACCAGCTCGAACAGGAAATGCGGCAGACGCATCCCCAGATGCAGGGCCTGTATTACACGGCGAACGTGCGCGAGCTGGACCGGCTGCGCGCGATCGCCATGAAGCACAAGCCGGCCGTGGTGCTGCACGCCGCGGCCTACAAGCACGTGCCGCTGATGGAGGAACTCAACGAGATCGAGGCCTTGCGAACCAACGTGATCGGGACCTTGCATGCGGCGCGGGTGGCGGGCGAGTGCGGCGCGCGCCGCTTCGTCATGATCTCCACCGACAAGGCCGTGAACCCCACCAACGTGATGGGCTCGAGCAAGCGCCTCGCGGAATTGATGGTGCAGGGCGTGGCGGCCGAACACGCGGGCACGCAGTACGTGTCCGTGCGCTTCGGCAACGTGCTGGGCTCCAGCGGTTCGGTCGTGCCGCTCTTCACCAAGCAGATCGCGCGCGGAGGTCCCGTCACCGTCACGCACCCGGAGATCGTGCGCTACTTCATGACGATTCCCGAGGCCGCGCAGCTCGTCCTGCAGGCGGGACTCATGGGCCGGTCGGGGCAGATCTTCGTGCTGGACATGGGTGAGCCCGTGAAGATCGTCGAGCTCGCCCGCATGCTGATCCGCCTCTCGGGCAAGACGGAGCAGGAGATCCCCATCAGCTATTCGGGCCTGCGGCCGGGCGAGAAACTGTACGAGGAACTGCTCGCGGACGACGAGACGACGGAGCCGACGCCGCACCCCAAACTGCGCGTCGCGAAAACTTCGGGCCAGTTGCCCGACATCGAAGCGGTGCGCGCATGGA
- a CDS encoding aminotransferase class I/II-fold pyridoxal phosphate-dependent enzyme codes for MTADEFAALCVPASCTLHDALARLNDTGRGVLLVLHPDGRLRRTLTDGDLRRAALAHVRDTERIEALPEHPPITIGTDATMPAGLAVLDRHQIDHLPIVDADGRAVDVMFRRELSQRIWLSSPHLGEEETAFVEDAFRTNWIAPLGPHVDGFERDLASYAGVGHAAAVSSGTAAIHLALLLLGVERGDTVFCSSLTFVGSCNPILYCGAQPVFIDSEPQTWNMSPSALERAFAWAKQEGRMPRCVVVVNLYGQSADMDAILPICQRYGVPVLEDAAESLGALYKGRASGSFGRIGVFSFNGNKIITTSGGGMLVADDEALVQRARKLATQAREPAAHYEHVEVGFNYRMSNVLAGIGRGQLKVLEQRVAQRRQVFETYRKELAGHTQLHWMPEPAGDRSTRWLTCFTLDGPHASVKRDLVLRYLERHSIEARPVWKPMHQQPLFRGAPYFAHEGGDLSGSLFDAGICLPSGSNMTDEQQARVIEQLRRALALAEDTRAAA; via the coding sequence GTGACGGCTGACGAATTCGCGGCGCTGTGCGTGCCCGCAAGCTGCACGCTGCATGATGCGCTGGCGCGTCTGAACGACACCGGCCGCGGCGTGCTGCTGGTGCTGCATCCCGATGGCCGGCTTCGCCGCACCCTGACCGATGGCGACCTGCGCCGCGCCGCGCTGGCCCATGTGCGCGACACGGAGCGCATCGAGGCGCTGCCCGAACATCCGCCGATCACCATCGGCACGGACGCCACGATGCCTGCCGGGCTCGCCGTGCTGGACAGGCACCAGATCGACCACCTGCCCATCGTCGACGCGGATGGGCGTGCGGTGGACGTGATGTTCCGCCGCGAACTGTCGCAGCGCATCTGGCTGTCTTCCCCGCACCTCGGTGAAGAGGAAACCGCGTTCGTCGAGGACGCCTTCCGCACCAACTGGATCGCGCCGCTCGGCCCGCACGTGGACGGCTTCGAGCGCGACCTGGCTTCGTACGCGGGTGTGGGCCATGCGGCGGCGGTGAGCTCCGGGACCGCGGCCATCCACCTCGCCTTGCTGCTGCTGGGCGTCGAGCGCGGCGACACGGTCTTCTGCTCGTCGCTGACCTTCGTCGGCAGTTGCAACCCCATCCTGTACTGCGGCGCGCAGCCGGTCTTCATCGACTCCGAGCCGCAGACCTGGAACATGTCGCCTTCCGCGCTGGAGCGCGCCTTCGCGTGGGCGAAGCAGGAGGGCCGCATGCCGCGCTGCGTCGTGGTGGTCAACCTCTACGGCCAGAGCGCGGACATGGACGCGATCCTGCCGATCTGCCAGCGCTATGGCGTGCCCGTGCTGGAGGACGCCGCCGAGTCGCTGGGCGCGCTGTACAAGGGGCGCGCCAGCGGCAGCTTCGGCCGCATCGGCGTGTTTTCCTTCAACGGCAACAAGATCATCACCACCTCCGGCGGCGGCATGCTCGTCGCGGACGACGAAGCCCTCGTGCAGCGCGCGCGCAAGCTTGCGACCCAGGCGCGTGAACCCGCGGCGCACTACGAACACGTGGAGGTGGGCTTCAACTACCGGATGAGCAACGTCCTTGCCGGCATCGGCCGCGGCCAGCTTAAAGTGCTGGAGCAGCGCGTGGCGCAGCGCCGCCAGGTGTTCGAGACCTATCGCAAGGAATTGGCCGGTCACACGCAGCTGCACTGGATGCCCGAGCCCGCGGGCGACAGGTCCACGCGCTGGCTCACCTGCTTCACGCTCGACGGCCCGCATGCGTCCGTCAAGCGGGACCTTGTCCTGCGCTACCTGGAGCGGCATTCGATCGAGGCGCGGCCCGTGTGGAAGCCCATGCACCAGCAGCCGCTCTTTCGCGGCGCGCCGTACTTCGCGCACGAGGGGGGCGACCTGTCGGGCTCGCTCTTCGACGCGGGGATCTGCCTGCCGTCCGGCTCCAACATGACGGACGAGCAGCAGGCACGCGTGATCGAGCAGCTGCGCCGCGCACTCGCCCTCGCAGAGGACACGCGTGCGGCTGCCTAG
- a CDS encoding NeuD/PglB/VioB family sugar acetyltransferase: MSTLLILGAGGHGRVVADAAVASGAWTRVIASDRDPGRCTGELLPGVALMPLDQALGLAGAVHVAIGQAAAREREVKSLPAGKLASVVHPRASVSAHAQVAPGCFIAAQAVVAPRAVLGASVIVNHGAVVDHDVEVGDYSHVAPLTALGGAARIGRAVLVGSGTNVLPGKRVRDGIVIGSGAAVVDDLAEPGVYAGVPARRIK; encoded by the coding sequence GTGTCGACGTTGCTGATTCTGGGTGCGGGCGGCCATGGCCGCGTGGTGGCCGATGCCGCGGTGGCATCGGGCGCATGGACGCGCGTGATCGCGTCCGACCGGGATCCGGGACGTTGCACGGGGGAGTTGCTGCCCGGGGTCGCGCTGATGCCGCTCGACCAGGCGCTTGGCCTCGCGGGCGCGGTGCATGTCGCGATCGGCCAGGCGGCGGCGCGCGAGCGCGAAGTGAAGTCCCTGCCCGCGGGCAAGCTCGCGAGCGTGGTGCATCCGCGCGCCAGCGTTTCGGCACACGCGCAAGTGGCGCCTGGGTGCTTCATCGCGGCGCAGGCCGTGGTCGCGCCGCGCGCTGTGCTGGGCGCCTCGGTGATCGTCAATCATGGCGCCGTGGTGGACCACGACGTCGAGGTGGGCGACTATTCGCACGTGGCGCCGCTCACGGCGCTCGGCGGCGCGGCGCGCATCGGCCGCGCGGTCCTGGTCGGCAGCGGCACGAACGTGCTGCCGGGCAAGCGCGTGCGGGACGGCATCGTGATCGGTTCGGGCGCGGCGGTGGTCGATGACCTCGCCGAACCCGGTGTGTATGCGGGCGTGCCTGCAAGGAGGATCAAGTGA
- the neuC gene encoding UDP-N-acetylglucosamine 2-epimerase, which produces MSETATRRIVYLSGTRADFGLMQSTLQRIAATPGLAVQVAVTGTHLSKAHGETITEIRASGLPVCAEIPVDVSTRTPRTMSLAIAEVLRGMTELLDRERPDVLLLLGDRGEMLAGAVAALHLGVPCVHVHGGELSGTVDEPVRHAISKLAAYHFVATAGSRERLLRMGEAEPRIFVTGAPGLDGLAELGNMSREECARALGLTGTGPFVLALFHPVVQQAGEARTQTLALIEALGRLALPVVWLEPNADAGSLEILAALDESPLPPGSKRLRHVARPLYASALRHCAVLAGNSSSGIIEAASFGTPVVNIGDRQRLRERNPNVTDAPPEAQAMETALRAAVAHGRWPCENLWGDGHAGERIAQLLATLPLQPGLLEKINSY; this is translated from the coding sequence ATGAGCGAAACGGCCACGCGGCGCATCGTCTATCTCTCCGGCACGCGAGCCGACTTCGGCCTCATGCAGTCCACCCTGCAGCGCATCGCCGCGACGCCGGGGCTGGCGGTGCAGGTCGCCGTGACGGGCACGCACCTGAGCAAGGCGCACGGCGAGACGATCACCGAGATTCGCGCGAGCGGGCTGCCCGTCTGCGCGGAGATCCCGGTGGATGTCTCGACGCGCACGCCGCGCACCATGTCGCTGGCCATTGCCGAGGTGTTGCGCGGCATGACGGAACTGCTCGATCGCGAGCGCCCGGATGTCCTGCTGCTGCTCGGCGACCGCGGCGAAATGCTCGCGGGTGCGGTCGCGGCCCTGCACCTCGGCGTGCCGTGCGTGCATGTGCACGGCGGCGAGTTGTCGGGCACCGTGGACGAGCCGGTGCGCCACGCGATCAGCAAGCTCGCCGCCTATCACTTCGTCGCGACGGCAGGCTCACGCGAGCGGCTGCTGCGCATGGGCGAGGCGGAACCCCGAATCTTCGTCACGGGCGCGCCCGGGCTGGACGGCCTCGCGGAGCTGGGCAACATGTCGCGTGAAGAGTGCGCGCGCGCGCTGGGACTGACCGGCACGGGCCCGTTCGTGCTCGCGCTTTTCCATCCGGTCGTGCAACAGGCCGGCGAGGCCCGCACGCAGACCCTCGCGCTGATCGAAGCGCTTGGCAGGCTGGCACTCCCCGTGGTCTGGCTGGAACCGAATGCCGATGCGGGATCGCTCGAGATCCTCGCGGCGCTGGACGAATCCCCCCTGCCGCCGGGATCGAAGCGCTTGCGCCATGTGGCCCGGCCGCTCTATGCGTCCGCGTTGCGCCATTGCGCGGTGCTGGCAGGGAACTCGTCGTCCGGCATCATCGAAGCAGCGTCGTTCGGCACGCCGGTCGTGAACATCGGGGACCGCCAGCGGCTGCGCGAACGCAATCCCAATGTGACGGACGCCCCGCCTGAGGCGCAGGCGATGGAGACTGCGTTGCGCGCGGCCGTCGCGCACGGGCGGTGGCCGTGTGAAAATCTCTGGGGAGACGGGCATGCGGGCGAGCGCATCGCGCAACTGCTGGCGACGCTGCCGCTGCAGCCCGGTTTGCTCGAAAAAATCAACTCTTACTGA
- the neuB gene encoding N-acetylneuraminate synthase, giving the protein MAEHVFVIAEAGVNHNGDLAMALRLCDAAKATGSDAVKFQTFRAQDLVVPGAPTAQYQARETGQQDQFAMLQQLELSVEQHRAIKAHCEKIGIEFFSTPFSVDAVDMLVTLGVRRIKLSSGELTHRALVERAAAAQLPLLVSTGMGTMEEIREALGWIAGARGSLRDVTVLHCTSAYPAPDNALNLRAMQSMARDLDVAVGYSDHSLGIEATLAAVALGASVIEKHLTLDRTLPGPDHSASLEQAEFTTMVAGIRRVSAMLGDGVKAPTPEERDTARVARRSVAAAVDIAAGTVITDAMLMCRRPATGIAPADLQKVVGTKARTPIAAGTVLTWEQLQGGRPT; this is encoded by the coding sequence GTGGCTGAACATGTGTTCGTGATCGCGGAAGCCGGCGTCAACCACAACGGCGACCTCGCGATGGCCCTGCGCCTGTGCGATGCCGCCAAGGCCACCGGTTCGGACGCGGTGAAGTTCCAGACCTTTCGCGCGCAGGACCTCGTGGTTCCCGGCGCACCCACTGCCCAATACCAGGCGCGCGAGACCGGCCAGCAGGACCAGTTCGCGATGCTCCAGCAACTCGAGTTGTCGGTGGAGCAGCACCGGGCGATCAAGGCGCACTGCGAAAAGATCGGCATCGAGTTCTTCTCGACACCGTTCTCGGTGGACGCGGTCGACATGCTGGTGACGCTGGGCGTGCGGCGCATCAAGCTGTCCTCGGGCGAACTCACGCATCGCGCGCTCGTCGAGCGGGCCGCCGCGGCGCAGTTGCCGCTGCTGGTGTCCACCGGCATGGGAACGATGGAGGAGATCCGCGAGGCGCTGGGCTGGATCGCGGGCGCGCGCGGTTCGCTGCGCGACGTCACGGTGCTCCATTGCACGTCCGCCTACCCGGCGCCCGACAACGCGCTCAACCTGCGCGCGATGCAGTCCATGGCGCGGGACCTCGACGTCGCGGTCGGCTACTCCGACCACAGCCTCGGCATCGAGGCGACCCTCGCCGCGGTGGCACTCGGCGCATCCGTGATCGAGAAGCACCTCACGCTGGATCGCACCCTGCCCGGCCCCGACCACAGCGCGTCGCTGGAGCAGGCGGAGTTCACCACCATGGTCGCGGGCATCCGGCGCGTGAGCGCGATGCTGGGCGATGGCGTCAAGGCGCCGACGCCCGAGGAGCGGGATACTGCGCGCGTCGCACGCCGCAGCGTGGCGGCCGCCGTCGACATCGCGGCCGGCACCGTCATCACGGACGCCATGCTGATGTGCCGCCGACCCGCCACCGGGATCGCGCCGGCCGACCTGCAGAAGGTCGTCGGCACGAAGGCGCGCACCCCGATCGCAGCGGGTACCGTGTTGACGTGGGAGCAGTTGCAAGGCGGGCGTCCGACATGA
- a CDS encoding cytidylyltransferase domain-containing protein, with product MSTGRTIATICARGGSKGLPGKNIREFAGRPLIAHTIAQALACEALAGVYVSTDDERIAQAARAAGATVPYLRPAELATDQAGKLPVIEHMVAHLEQQGIAIDRIVDLQPTSPLRESSDIAAALKEGPGAQLVVSVTEAHDNPYFNLVEQGADGLVRLSKGNGAARRQDLPAVYALNGSIYVWQRAALAHAAMHGLWSVGVAPYVMPRWKSVDIDTLEDFEYAEWLHARHFGQGAPRG from the coding sequence ATGAGCACCGGCCGCACCATTGCCACCATCTGTGCCCGGGGCGGCAGCAAGGGCCTGCCCGGCAAGAACATCCGCGAGTTCGCGGGCCGGCCGCTGATCGCCCACACCATCGCGCAGGCGCTTGCTTGCGAGGCCCTCGCGGGCGTCTATGTATCCACCGATGACGAGCGCATTGCCCAGGCAGCGCGCGCGGCGGGCGCCACGGTGCCCTACCTGCGGCCCGCAGAACTCGCCACGGACCAGGCGGGCAAGCTGCCGGTGATCGAACACATGGTCGCCCACCTGGAGCAGCAGGGCATCGCGATAGACCGCATCGTGGACCTGCAGCCGACTTCGCCGCTGCGGGAAAGCAGCGACATCGCTGCGGCCCTGAAGGAGGGGCCCGGTGCGCAGCTGGTCGTGAGTGTCACCGAGGCGCACGACAACCCTTACTTCAACCTCGTGGAGCAGGGCGCCGATGGCCTCGTGCGCCTGTCCAAGGGGAACGGTGCGGCGCGCCGGCAGGACCTGCCCGCCGTTTACGCGCTCAATGGCTCGATCTACGTGTGGCAACGCGCGGCCTTGGCGCATGCGGCCATGCATGGCTTGTGGAGCGTAGGCGTCGCGCCTTACGTCATGCCGCGCTGGAAGTCGGTGGACATCGACACGCTCGAGGATTTCGAATACGCCGAGTGGCTGCATGCGCGGCACTTCGGCCAGGGAGCGCCACGTGGCTGA
- the hisH gene encoding imidazole glycerol phosphate synthase subunit HisH encodes MSIPVTVLDYGIGNQLNMLRALEHCGAAVKVVQKASAADLDADRLVLPGVGAFGDGMTELRARGFDDLVKRFAQTGRPFLGICVGMQVMFEASEEMGEHEGLGLLAGRVRAVPATGADGKPHRIPHIGWRPLQATSAWEGSILADVQPKERVYFVHSFAAHPSRDGVELAHADYDGVPVCASVRQDNLHGCQFHPERSAETGLSVLRRFLKL; translated from the coding sequence ATGAGCATTCCCGTCACGGTCCTCGATTACGGCATCGGCAACCAGCTGAACATGCTGCGTGCGCTCGAGCATTGCGGTGCGGCGGTGAAGGTGGTGCAGAAGGCATCGGCCGCCGACCTGGATGCCGACCGGCTCGTGCTTCCCGGCGTCGGCGCGTTCGGCGACGGCATGACGGAGCTGCGCGCACGCGGCTTCGACGATCTCGTGAAGCGCTTCGCCCAGACGGGGCGGCCCTTCCTGGGCATCTGCGTGGGCATGCAGGTGATGTTCGAGGCGAGCGAGGAGATGGGTGAGCATGAAGGGCTGGGCCTGCTCGCCGGGCGGGTGCGCGCGGTGCCGGCCACCGGCGCGGACGGCAAGCCGCATCGCATTCCGCATATCGGCTGGCGGCCGCTGCAGGCGACGTCGGCGTGGGAAGGTTCCATCCTTGCCGACGTGCAGCCGAAGGAGCGCGTCTACTTCGTCCATTCCTTCGCTGCGCACCCTTCTCGTGACGGCGTGGAACTCGCGCATGCGGATTACGACGGCGTGCCGGTCTGCGCGTCGGTGCGGCAGGACAACCTGCACGGTTGCCAGTTCCATCCCGAGCGCAGCGCTGAGACGGGGCTCAGCGTCCTGCGCCGTTTCCTCAAGCTATGA
- the hisF gene encoding imidazole glycerol phosphate synthase subunit HisF, whose protein sequence is MSHVRIIARLDIKGPNLIKGIHLEGLRVVGDPHEHALRYYSEGADELLFIDIVASLYQRNNLSDIIKRTADRIYVPITVGGGIRSLDDVSKMMHSGADKVAINTAAIARPELIGEVARRYGSQCMVLGIEAKRTAPGKWEAYTDNGRERTGQDVVEWARRAVDMGAGEILLTSVDQEGTRKGFDIPLVQQVCDAVNVPVTASGGFGRAEDLAAVGATGVSGIAIADALHWKRMSLIDIKAAAAAAGLDVRPIAGSPA, encoded by the coding sequence ATGAGCCATGTCCGGATCATCGCCAGGCTGGACATCAAGGGTCCGAACCTCATCAAGGGCATCCACCTCGAGGGCCTTCGCGTGGTGGGCGACCCGCACGAGCACGCGCTGCGCTACTACAGCGAAGGCGCGGACGAGCTGCTCTTCATCGACATCGTCGCGAGCCTCTACCAGCGCAACAACCTGTCTGACATCATCAAGCGCACGGCCGACCGCATCTACGTGCCGATCACGGTGGGCGGCGGCATCCGTTCGCTGGACGACGTGAGCAAGATGATGCACTCCGGCGCCGACAAGGTGGCGATCAACACGGCCGCGATCGCGCGGCCCGAATTGATCGGGGAGGTCGCGCGGCGCTACGGCTCGCAATGCATGGTGCTCGGCATCGAGGCCAAGCGCACCGCGCCGGGCAAGTGGGAGGCCTATACCGACAACGGCCGCGAGCGCACGGGGCAGGACGTCGTCGAGTGGGCACGACGCGCCGTCGACATGGGGGCAGGGGAGATCCTGCTGACGTCCGTGGACCAGGAAGGCACGCGCAAGGGGTTCGACATCCCGCTGGTGCAGCAGGTGTGCGATGCGGTGAACGTGCCGGTGACGGCCAGCGGCGGCTTCGGCCGCGCCGAGGATCTCGCGGCGGTGGGCGCGACGGGCGTCTCCGGCATTGCCATTGCCGATGCGCTGCACTGGAAGCGCATGTCGCTCATCGACATCAAGGCGGCAGCGGCAGCCGCGGGGCTCGACGTGCGGCCGATCGCGGGGAGCCCGGCATGA
- a CDS encoding N-acetyl sugar amidotransferase gives MPLIPNPKPVDLAAFDAPDDTAEVKYGLPRYVHFCKHCVISNQRPNSAVEYEHTKASKKATINFDEEGVCDACRYGEQKRGTIDWKAREDQLAALCDKFRSKSGYDCLLPGSGGKDSFYASHILKTRFGMHPLTCTWAPHVYTEWGWKNFQSWLHAGFDNYLMTPNGRAHRLLTRLAVENLFHPFQAFIFGQKSLAPKMAVLHDIPFVVYGENEAEYGNPIGDTSSARRDWSYFTSSDKSKIYLGGTSMASLVNDYGLDEQDLLPYLPADPAQIEKKQVEVHYLGYYLKWHPQSCYYYAVEHGGFEASPERTPGTYSKYNSIDDRIDDFHYYTTFTKFGIGRATYDAAQEIRSGDIDRDEGVALVRRYDGEFPERFAEEIFRYLSINPKEFPKASKMFESPVMDRDYFMRLADNFRSPHLWKREGGQWKLRHTVWQEPTA, from the coding sequence ATGCCGCTCATTCCCAATCCGAAGCCGGTCGACCTGGCCGCCTTCGATGCTCCCGACGACACCGCCGAAGTCAAGTACGGCCTGCCGCGCTATGTGCATTTCTGCAAGCACTGTGTCATTTCGAACCAGCGGCCGAATTCGGCGGTGGAGTACGAGCACACCAAGGCAAGCAAGAAGGCCACCATCAACTTCGACGAGGAAGGCGTTTGCGACGCGTGCCGCTACGGCGAGCAGAAGCGCGGCACGATCGACTGGAAGGCGCGCGAGGACCAGCTCGCGGCCCTGTGCGACAAGTTCCGCAGCAAGTCGGGCTACGACTGCCTGCTGCCCGGCTCGGGCGGCAAGGACAGCTTCTACGCCTCGCACATCCTCAAGACGCGCTTCGGCATGCATCCGCTCACCTGCACCTGGGCGCCGCACGTCTACACGGAATGGGGCTGGAAGAACTTCCAGTCCTGGCTGCACGCGGGCTTCGACAACTACCTGATGACGCCCAACGGCCGCGCGCACCGGCTGCTCACGCGCCTGGCGGTCGAGAACCTGTTTCATCCATTCCAGGCTTTCATCTTCGGGCAGAAGTCGCTGGCGCCCAAAATGGCCGTGCTGCACGACATCCCCTTCGTCGTCTACGGAGAAAACGAAGCCGAATACGGCAACCCGATCGGCGACACGTCCAGCGCCAGGCGCGACTGGTCGTACTTCACCTCCTCGGACAAGTCGAAGATCTACCTGGGTGGCACCTCCATGGCGAGCCTGGTGAACGATTACGGGCTGGACGAGCAGGACCTGCTGCCTTACCTGCCGGCAGACCCCGCGCAGATCGAGAAGAAGCAGGTCGAGGTGCACTACCTGGGCTACTACCTCAAGTGGCATCCGCAAAGCTGCTACTACTATGCGGTCGAGCACGGCGGCTTCGAGGCTTCCCCCGAGCGCACGCCCGGCACCTACAGCAAGTACAACAGCATTGACGACCGCATCGACGACTTCCACTACTACACGACCTTCACCAAGTTCGGCATCGGCCGCGCCACCTACGACGCCGCGCAGGAAATCCGCTCGGGCGACATCGACCGGGACGAGGGCGTCGCGCTGGTGCGCCGCTACGACGGCGAATTTCCGGAGCGCTTCGCCGAGGAAATCTTCCGCTACCTGAGCATCAACCCCAAGGAATTCCCCAAGGCGTCGAAGATGTTCGAGTCGCCGGTCATGGACCGCGATTACTTCATGCGGCTCGCGGACAACTTCCGCTCGCCTCACCTGTGGAAGCGCGAAGGCGGCCAGTGGAAGCTGCGCCACACGGTGTGGCAAGAGCCGACCGCCTGA